The Flavobacteriales bacterium genome contains the following window.
GCCTGCAGGTGGAGCATCCGGTGACGGAAATGATCACCGGCCTCGACCTCGTGAAGCTGCAGATCCGCGTGGCTGAAGGGGAGCCGCTGCCCATGAAGCAGGAGGACCTGAAGATCAATGGGCACGCCATCGAGATCAGGGTGTATGCCGAGGATCCCGCCAACAACTTCCTGCCGGACATCGGCACGCTCACCACCTACCGTCCGCCCCAAGGTTCCGGTGTGCGGGTGGACGATGGTTTCGAGGAGGGCATGACGATCCCCATCCACTACGACCCGATGATCGCCAAGTTGATCACGCACGGGGCCACGCGCGAGGAAGCCATCAGCCGCATGGAGCGCGCCATCGACGACTACGCCATTGCTGGTGTGGAAACCACGTTGCCGTTCTGCCGCTTCACCATGGGCCACAAAGCCTTCCGCAGCGGCCAATACGACACGCATTTCGTGCGCGACCACTTCAAGCAGGAGTTCCTATTGGGCAGCGACGAAGGCGAAAGGGCTGCGGCAGCGCTGGTGGCCGGAGCGTTGTCTTCAGCTTCGGAACAGCGCCCCGTGGCCACGACTTCCACCGCCGGGCTACCCAGCGCATGGAAACTGAAACGCCGCTGAGCCGTTCCAGTACACCGATCGCCTTGGATCGGCGTAGTAAATTCGTTCTGAAGGAGCAATGAGGTACTACAAACCCATCCTCTTGGCCGTGGTCGCGCGTGCGGCAACGCCTGCCGTTGGGCAAACGGAGCAGTCGGGCACATGGCAACGGTTCGAGGTGGTGGAAGGCGATACGGTCCTTTCCGGGAACCTTCCAACGGCTTTTGTATACGGCAAGTGGAACAAGGCCAACAAGCGCAAGCAGGAGAAGTACGACAAGCTCACGCGCAACGTGGTGAAGGTGTATCCCTATGCCAAGATCAGCGCCTCTTTGCTCCGCGAATACGCGCATGAGGTGGAGAGCATCGGCAGCAACAAGGACCAGGACGTTTACTACAAGCTGGCCGAGGCCGAGCTGCGTGCGGAGTTCGAGGAGGAGGTGAAGCACCTTACCGTTAGCCAGGGCAAGGTGCTGGTGAAGCTCATCGATCGCGAGACGGGCAGCACCGGCTACGAGATCATCAAGAAGCTGCGCGGTGGGGTGCAGGCTGCGATCTGGCAGGGCCTAGCGCGCCTTTTCGGGAACAACCTGAAAGAGGAATACGATCCCGCTGGGGCCGATGCGCAGATCGAAGTGATCATCGCACGCATTGAAGCTGGGCAACTGCAAGTGGGCGAGCGCCAAGCGCGCACGGCAAAGGCCCAGGCCAAACTGGAGAAGAGGAAGGCGCGGTTGTACAAGAAGTACGGAGTGCAGCTACCGGTAGCCAGTCTTCCACCGGCCACGCATGCATCGCCATCGGCAACACCTTAGAGCCTGTTTGGGATCTCTTGAACGAAGGGATCCGAGGCAATTTTTCGTTCAGGCGCATCCGGGAAATCATCGCGTAGCGGTGCCTACGGGATTATTTTCCGGCGAAGCATGGGCGGAAAAGAGACCGGAGAGCGAGTTTGAACAGATCCCAAACAGGCTCTTAGGGGGTTCGCGAACTGGTGCGTGAGCGTAGCAACCTCCTTACCACCCACATCAGCAATAGAACCACCACCGCGCACACCAGCAGCGGCACTACCCAGGCCAGCAAACTGATCAGTAGCGAGCCCGCTGTTTCCCCTGTGGCAACGATGGAGTTGCCCAAACCGGCCGTGGTGGCAGTGCTCGCCAGGCGTGTGGTGGCGGTCCCGGCGCTCACGGCCCCTGCCATACCACCACCTGCAATAATGGCGAACGACCATGTGAACAACGGGGGCATGTCAGCGAGCAGGCTGGCGCTGACCAATGTCCCGGCTATTGCTGCTAGTGGAATGGCAATGGTGTCCAGGAAGTGGTCCACTACGGGGATGTAGTAGGAGAGGACTTCAACCACGCTGGCGACCCCGAAGGAGATGAGCGCGGGCCAGTCACCGATCCACTCGAAGCCCGCACGAGTGCCGAAGTCCACCACGTTGAAATGCTGCAGCAGGCTTGTGACGAACAGCGGAAGGAACACACGGAGGCCACAGGCCGCGGCCAAGCCTACCCCAAGGGCACAGGGAACCACGTACTGCTGGAGCGCGTCCATTGCTTGCGGTCAGGTGCGGAGCGGCAACGACATCACATAGTCGTCCATAACGTATCCCTGCCCGATGTCAATGACCTCTTCGCGGTGGATGCGGAAGCCCATGTGCTGGTAGAACGTGATGGCCACGTTCCGCTTGTTGACGTTCAATTCAACGGCTTCGTCACCAGCTTGACGTGCGGCCTTAACAACCAAGTCCACCAGCTTCTTGCCCGAACCGGTGCCTTGCTTGCCCGGCAGCACATAGAGCTTGTTCAAATGCGTTACGCGGCTGCCGTGGTAGTGCAGGGTGTACCCTGCGAACGCGATGTCGCGCTCCCCGTCGTTCATCATAATGAAGCGTTGGTCCTTTTTGGTCATTGCTTCGCTGAGGGCGCGTTCGCTGTATAGAAGCTCCAGCATGTAGTCGAGCTGCGGCACGTCGAGGATCGAAGGAACATAGGCCACGGGCCAGGTAGCATGCGCAATGGACCGGATCGCCGGGATGTCCTCCACCGTTGCCGGCCTCATCGTCATCGGGTGAATGCGGGTGCCACCACAAGGTCCTTGTTGCCAG
Protein-coding sequences here:
- a CDS encoding DUF4294 domain-containing protein yields the protein MRYYKPILLAVVARAATPAVGQTEQSGTWQRFEVVEGDTVLSGNLPTAFVYGKWNKANKRKQEKYDKLTRNVVKVYPYAKISASLLREYAHEVESIGSNKDQDVYYKLAEAELRAEFEEEVKHLTVSQGKVLVKLIDRETGSTGYEIIKKLRGGVQAAIWQGLARLFGNNLKEEYDPAGADAQIEVIIARIEAGQLQVGERQARTAKAQAKLEKRKARLYKKYGVQLPVASLPPATHASPSATP
- a CDS encoding DUF4126 domain-containing protein, with the translated sequence MDALQQYVVPCALGVGLAAACGLRVFLPLFVTSLLQHFNVVDFGTRAGFEWIGDWPALISFGVASVVEVLSYYIPVVDHFLDTIAIPLAAIAGTLVSASLLADMPPLFTWSFAIIAGGGMAGAVSAGTATTRLASTATTAGLGNSIVATGETAGSLLISLLAWVVPLLVCAVVVLLLMWVVRRLLRSRTSSRTP
- a CDS encoding GNAT family N-acetyltransferase codes for the protein MRPATVEDIPAIRSIAHATWPVAYVPSILDVPQLDYMLELLYSERALSEAMTKKDQRFIMMNDGERDIAFAGYTLHYHGSRVTHLNKLYVLPGKQGTGSGKKLVDLVVKAARQAGDEAVELNVNKRNVAITFYQHMGFRIHREEVIDIGQGYVMDDYVMSLPLRT